The Flavobacterium sp. K5-23 genome segment ATCTAGATTAGAAAGTGATTGGTTAGTTACAGCTCTAGAGTATAAAAATTTACCATTCCATTTGTTTTTTTGATACTCATATTGACCACCAATGCTGTTAATGTTTCTGGTTAATGAAGCAGGAACAGTTTTAGAATCAAAAAACAAAATCTGGTTGTAATATAAATTACTTCTAAAATCATCCGCAAAAAACTGAAATTTCCCAAGAGTAGTATTCTCATAGGTTAGCCCCACTTTGTTATACATCTTATTATAATGAGTTTGATCATTGATTCCTGAAGTAACAAAGGAATCTCCAAATCTATTATAGGTTTCTGAACCTACTGTTGAAGAAACAGTGGCTTGATTGTATTCGAAAAATTTGTTCTCGTAATTAAATTGATGATTAACATATAAATTGTTAGCTCCTTTAACTGAATTTACTCTTATGAAATGATCTAAAAAAATTCGTTTCCCTTTCAAAAAAGATTTTGCATCAGTAAGATATACTTCCAGTCTTTGACGGTTATCAAATCTAGGGTCTTCATTTTCAAAATCGGAAATTGTAGTAATACCTCCATTTTCCTCATTCATAATATCCTGATAGGTAAAATGAGCATTAGCAAAATAACGCTTATTTAAAGTGTTATAGCTAGTGGTAAATCTAAAGTTCCCTGTACTGGCTAACTGATTAATGTAATTTCCTGTGGAACGTAACCCTTTGTAAGCTAAAGAAAAGTTGAATCTAGGCGAAGTGTTTATGGTAAAAAAAGCATCTAGCGACTGCCCTTTTGCTACTACGGATTTAAAATACAATTCAGTAACCGGAGTAGCCACAGAACTATAAACAATTTGGTTAGCCTCCAAGAAGTTAAAATGTTTTGCTTTGAATCCTATTCCAGGATACGGTGAAAACTTGGTTAAGCCATATTGTAAAGTATTATAGGTTTGACCTTCATTTGAAAAAGCCAATAGCCCAAAATTATCTTTTCTTAAATAATTATGACTGTATTCTTTTTGAATGGTAAGTGAAGTATCCAGATAGGTTGTATCGCGTTCAATAGATATAAAACGATACATATCCATAGTCGCTTTTTTTAAACCATTAATTGATTGATTTGTTTTAGACTTAATAGGTTTAATTCTAACCTCTTTAGATTTATTATCATCAACAGTAGTATTCTTGTTTTGAGAATTGACAGAAATTGTCAGAATAAAAAGAAAGTAAAGGAATGTGTTTTTTGTCATTATATTAGTAACATTTGAGCAAAGATAATATAATTTAAACAAAAAAAACCATCCCAATTAGGGATGGTTTAGTAATATAAAAGATAAAGTTTATAACTTTAAATTTGGCCAATTTTTACCATCAGTTCTTGTTAATGTAGTATCTCCAAATTCACCATAATCATTTACCCAATGAAATGATAATTTTGTACCATTTACAACTAAGTTAGAAAAAGTGAAAATTTCATCATATTGATCTTTACCACTGTATGCGATTTTATTACAAATATCTGTTAGTTTAACATTTTTCGCAATATTACCAGGACCATACAGCCCTATCCAACCTCCAAAAGAAGCATCAGAAATAGCATATACTCCAGGAGTAGTTGCTGTAAAAGTCACATTACCAGTAACAGGACCAGCTACCCTACCACCACCAGGCTCACCCATTTTTGTCGTAGAATATGCATATGTACCACCTAAAGTAGATGTACAAGCTTTATAAATTAACAACTCAAAAGACTTCTTAGTAGGCTCTAAAGTAGCATTGTCTAAATTCCCTAAATTCAAAATCAACTTTACAGTTTCATTTGCGTTCAGATTATCAAAATCTCCAGTAACTACAATCTCACCTAAATAAGCACCTGCAGGAATAACTAAAGTAGCGGCATCAATTTTATATTGAGAAGCTAATGCAGTAGATTTAGCATCTACAGTTACAGGAATTACTCTACTTGCTGTTGAAACAGTTGAAATTGTAACACCAATTTTTACTGA includes the following:
- a CDS encoding putative porin; amino-acid sequence: MTKNTFLYFLFILTISVNSQNKNTTVDDNKSKEVRIKPIKSKTNQSINGLKKATMDMYRFISIERDTTYLDTSLTIQKEYSHNYLRKDNFGLLAFSNEGQTYNTLQYGLTKFSPYPGIGFKAKHFNFLEANQIVYSSVATPVTELYFKSVVAKGQSLDAFFTINTSPRFNFSLAYKGLRSTGNYINQLASTGNFRFTTSYNTLNKRYFANAHFTYQDIMNEENGGITTISDFENEDPRFDNRQRLEVYLTDAKSFLKGKRIFLDHFIRVNSVKGANNLYVNHQFNYENKFFEYNQATVSSTVGSETYNRFGDSFVTSGINDQTHYNKMYNKVGLTYENTTLGKFQFFADDFRSNLYYNQILFFDSKTVPASLTRNINSIGGQYEYQKNKWNGKFLYSRAVTNQSLSNLDATLQYDMNDDFQFSFEYQNLNKLANDNYNLHQSSYVHYNWSNDFKNEKINSIAINATTPWLDGSLKLLTLDDHLYFSNTSTDSKKQILTPSQYNNTINYLSLKLSKEIQFGKFALDNTILFQKTDQQDAILNVPEIVTRNTLYYSDYLFKDALFLQTGVTLNYFSSYFANDYNPVIGEFFIQNTKEIGDYPNLDFFINAQIQRTRIYLKAEHFNSSFTGNNFYSAPNNPYRDFTIRFGLIWNFMN